The genomic stretch taagcaggggcgtccatggtaacgttgcttggatggcaacatatgttgctccaaaaaacctgtatgtacctttcagcattaatggtgccttcacagatgtgtaagttacccatgtcttgggcactaatacacccccataccatcacacatgcgcctagaacaatccggatggttcttttcctcacgacgtccacagtttccaaaaacaatttgaaatgtggactcgtcagaccacagaacacttttccactttgcatcagtccatcttagatgagctcgggcccagtgaagcgtttctgggtgttgttgataaatggctttggctttgcatagtagagtttaaacttgcacgtacagatgtagcgaccaactgtagttactgacatttttagcgttgaaacaccaccagcagaaatcattaaaaaaaaacgaaaaaagatgttggattgtggacgccgtctttgctccacagtaagtctttgctgtcctccagcattctgtttttgtttactttgtagccagttcagttttagtcatgtcatgacttatttggacttttttgctgctttcctgtgtgtagtgttttacttcttgtcttgcgctcctattttgatggcttttggtattttcctgtagcagtttcacgtcttccttttgagcgaaatttcccgcatctactttgttttagcagtcaagaatatttcagttgtttttaatccttctttgtggggacattgttgattgtcatgtcatgttcggatgtactttgtctttgctccacagtaagtctttgctgtcctccagcattctgtttttgtttactttgtagccagttcagttttagtcatgtcatgacttatttggacttttttgctgttttcctgtgtgtagtgttttacttcttgtcttgcgctcctattttgatggcttttggtattttcctgtagcagtttcatgtcttccttttgagcgaaatttcccgcatctactttgttttagcagtcaagaatatttcagttgtttttatccttctttgtggggacattgttgattgtcatgtcatgttcggatgtactttatctttgctccacagtaagtctttgctgtcctccagcattctgtttttgtttactttgtagccagttcagttttagtctcgttctgcatagccttccctaagcttcaatgccttttcttaggggcactcaccttttgtttatttttggtttaagcattagacacctttttacctgcaccctgcctcccgctgtttcccacatctacaaagcaattagctacctgctgccacctactgatatggaagagtattacacggttactctgccgagctcatcATTTgctcaacacatcatttgcagactataattactgctttgcaaaaaatacttttaacccaaataggtaaaactAGGTCTCCCCAAAAAGCAAAATAATGAACATTTTATTAGGTGATGTTAGTTATAAACCTGTAATAATGCTTAATATTACCGTGCAACTTGGTTATACTTTCTCCAGTTTGCGTTTGAGCAGGAAGAGCTGCTCCATGTCGATGCTGCTGCCCCCACACACTATCACCAGCAGGGGGCCCGGGTGGGCCGCCACACGACCTGAAATCAGACCAGAAGTCAACATCCTAGTTTTGTTAGATTAATTATGTgtaaagttatcacacaactttagtatgcttaaagtccgttgctatagttattagctattgtgctcatgTTAGATttttgtgcaaagctggcaatccaaaagattaattaccgataccgatatcaagcgataccgatatacatgcagtggtggaatgaacacattattatgcctcattttgttgtgatgccccgctggatgcattaaacaatgtaacaaggttttacaaaataaatcgactcaagttatggaaaaaaagtgccaacatggcactgccatatttattattgaagtcacaaagtgcattattttttttttaacatgcctcaaaagagcagcttggaatttgggacatgctctccctgagagagcatgaggaggttgaggtagcgggggggtgtatattgtagcgtcccggaagagttagtgctgcaaggggtttctgggtatttgttctgttgtgttacggtgcggatgtaggAATGTcttacagacatgaaacaaaaacctctatgtaggtctaacttagacctacatttcatatattgacaacccccagcaaaaatcaacaggaagtttgcaattcccccttcaaaacagtcacttttgcccctttgagctgtaatttgacctccttaacatgcttcaaaactcaccaaactggacacacacatcaggactaacaaaaattgcgatctaataaaaaaaaaaaaaaaaaaaaaacctctaaactgcgctctagcgccccctaggaagaaaacacagacacaactgctccgaggaagaaaactcaagacaaaactgcctttaacttccagtaggaatgtcttacagacatgaaacaaaaacctctatgtaggtctcactttgaccaacatttcatatattgacaacccccagcaaaaatcaacaggaagtttgcaattcccccttcaaaacagtcacttttgcccctttgagctgtaatttgacccccttaacatgcttcaaaactacacacacatcaggactggcaaaaattgcgatctaataacaaaacccaaccccaaacctctaaattgcgctctagcgccccctaagaagaaaacacagacacaactgctccgaggaagaaaactcaagacaaaactgcctgtaacttctagtaggaatgtcttacagacatgaaaaaaaaaactctatgtaggtctaacttagacctacatttcatatattgacaacccgcagcaaaaatcaacaggaagtttgcaattcccccttcaaaacagtcacttttgcccctttgagctgtaatttgacctccttaacatgcttcaaaactcaccaaactggacacacacatcaggactaacaaaaattgcgatctaataaaaaaaaaacaacaaccccaaacctctaaactgcgctctagcgccccctaggaagaaaacacagacacaactgctccgaggaagaaaactcaagacaaaactgcctttaacttccagtaggaatgtcttacagacatgaaacaaaaacctctatgtaggtctaacttagacctacatttcatatattgacaacccccagcaaaaatcaacaggaagtttgcaattcccccttcaaaacagtcacttttgcccctTTGAgccgtaatttgacccccttaacatgcttcaaaactaaacacacacatcaggactggcaaaaattgcgatctaataacaaaacccaaccccaaacctctaaattgcgctctagcgccccctatgaagaaaacacagacacaactgctccgaggaagaaaactcaagacaaaactgcctgtaacttctagtaggaatgtcttacagacatgaaaaaaaaactctatgtaggtctaacttagacctacatttcatatattgacaacccccagcaaaaatcaacaggaagtttgcaattcccccttcaaaacagtcacttttgcccctttgagctgtaatttgacccccttaacatgcttcaaaactcaccaaactggacacacacatcaggactggcaaaaattgcaatctaataaaaaaaaacaaccccaaacctctaaattgcgctctagcgccccccaaggaaaaaacacggacaaaactgcctgtaacttccagtaggaatgtcgtacagacatgaaacaaaaacctctatgtaggtctgacttagacctagatttcataatcaaCAAGGATTTGGCAATtcctccttcaaaacaaaagtttactaaaaacagtcacttttgcctctttgagctgtaatttgacccccttaacatgcttcaaaactcaccaaactggacacacacatcaggactggcaaaaattgcgatctaataaaaaaaaaaaaaaaccccaaacctctaaattgcgctctagcgcccccgaggaagaaaactcaagacaaaactgcctgtaacttccagtaggaatgtcttacagacatgaaacaaaaacctctatgtaggtctaacttagacctacatttcatatattgacaacccccagcaaaaatcaacaggaagtttgcaaatcccccttcaaaacagtcacttttgcccctttgagctgtaatttgacccctttaacatgcttcaaaactcaccaaactggacacacacatcaggactggcaaaaattgcgatctaataaaaaaacaaaacaaccccAAACCTCTAAagtgtgctctagcgcccccgaggaaggttcacagtgtggcgcgtatttgtaacagtgttcaagttgtttatacggccaccctcagtgtgtccTGTATggatattgaccaagtatgcctggcattcacttgtgtgtgtgtaaaagccgtagatattatgtgactgggccggcacgcaaaggcagtgcctttagggtttattggcgctctgtacttctccctacgtccgttttaaaaagtcatacattttacttttgccatcatattgcagtctacacgtatctcttatgtgtgactgccttcatattgcagtctacacgtatctcttctgtgtgactgccatcttattgcactctacacgtatctcttatgtgtgactgccatcatattgcagtctacatgtatctcttatgtgtgactgccatcttattgcactctacacgtatctcttctgtgtgactgccatcatattgcagtctacacgtatctcttatgtgtgactgccatcatattgcagtgtacatgtatctcttatgtgtgactgccatcatattgcagtctacacgcatctcttatgtgtgactgccatcatattgcagtctacatgtatctcttatgtgtgactgccatcttattgcactctacacgtatctcttctgtgtgactgccatcatattgcagtctgcatgtatctcttatgtgtgactgccatcatattgcagtctgcacgtatctcttctgtgtgactgccatcatattgcagtctacacgtatctcttatgtgtgactgccatcatattgcagttgacacgtatttcttatgtgtgactgccatcatattgcagtctacacgtatctcttatgtgtgactgccatcatattatatatgtatataataatcctGTTGTTAATAGTGATTAAAATATCCATTAAAAGTAATGGTGATTATTATTTCTGCCAGACACACTTATTAAATGTACCTTCCTCCTGTAGTCTGTGCACGAGCCCACTGTAGACCGCTGCCAGTGCTGCCCCACATGCCATCTCCACCAGGACACGCTCCTCATCTACAacacatacagtggtggtcaaaagtctacatacacgtgtaaagaacatcatgtcatggctgaacgcctcgggatccccccgggaggagctggaccaagtggctggggagagggaagtctgggcttccctgcttaggctgctgcccccgcgacccgacctcggataagcggaagaagatggatggatggatggatggatttgaagtggcaacaaatgaaaatccaaaattccgtgtgtcacaaaattagaatattgtgtaagggttaaattttgaagacacctggtgccacaaactaatcagctgattaactcaaaacacctgcaaagggctttaaatggtctctcagtccagttctgaagcctacacaaacatggggaagacttcagatttgacagctgtccaaaaggcaaccatcgacacattgcacaaggagggaaagacacaaaaggttattgctgaagaggctggctgttctcagagctctgtgtccaaacacattaatggagaggcaaagggaaggaaaaactgtggtcagaaaaagtgtacaagcgatagggatcaccgcgccctggtcaagattgtgaaaaaaaaaacccattcaaaaatgtgggggagattcagaaggagtggacagctgctggagtcagtgcttcaagatccaccaccaagagacgcttgaaagacgtgggtttcaactgccgcatacctcgtgtcaagccactgttgaccaagaaacagcgcgcaaagcgtctcacctgggctaaggaaaaaaagagctggactgctgctgagtggtccaaagtcatgttttctgacgaaagcaaattttgcatttcctttggaaatcgaggtcccagagtctggaggaagacaggagaggcacaggatccacgttgcctgaagtctagtgtaaagtttccaccatcagtgatggtttggggtgccatgtcatctgctggtgtcggtccactctgtttcctgagatccagggtcaacgcagccgtctaccagcaagttttagagcacttcatgcttcctgctgctgacctgctctatggagatggagatttcaagttccaacaggacttggcgcctgcacacagcgcaaaatctacccgtgcctggtttacggaccatggtatttctgttctaaattggcccgccaactcccctgaccttagccccatagaaaatctgtggggtattgtgaaaaggaagatgcagaatgccagacccaaaaacgcagaagagttgaaggccactatcagagcaacctgggctctcataacacctgagcagtgccagaaactcatcgactccatgccacgccgcattaacgcagtaattgaggcaaaaggagctccaacctggcgcctgcacacagcgcaaaatctacccgtgcctggtttacggaaaatggtatttctgttctaaattggcccgccaactcccctgaccttagccccatagaaaatctgtggggtattgtgaaaaggaagatgcagaatgccagacccaaaaacgcagaagagttgaaggccactatcagagcaacctgggctctcataacacctgagcagtgccagaaactcatcgactccatgccacgccgcattaacgcagtaattgaggcaaaaggagctccaaccaagtattgagtattgtacatgctcatatttttcattttcatacttttcagttggccaacatttctaaaaatcccttttttgtattagccttacacaatattctaattttgtgacacacggaattttggattttcatttgttgccgcttcaaatcatcaaaattaaatgaaataaacatttgaatgcatcagtctgtgtgcaatgaataaatataatgtacaagttacaccttttgaatgcaattactgaaataaatcaagtttttcaaaatattctaatttactggcttttacctgtatatatatatatatatatacacacatatacatatatatatatacatatatatatatatatatatatacatatatatatatacacatatatatatatatatatatatatatatatttatgtgtatatatatacatatatatatatacacatatatatatatttatgtatatatatatacacacacacatgtataaatatatatatatatatatatatatatatatatatatatatatatatatatatatatatatcctgaaaatatgcaaacaaaactgtgtttagataattgatacttcaaacttccataaataaatcttaaggaatataacataacttggcttctgagagcttcaaaaatgtaatgaataaaatgctaaagttgttgataaacaagcaattattttaacaattaaatatggtcattttaaatgaattattatgaccatttaaaattaattatttcaaatatgtttattttaatgtataattctaatgcctggatgtaataaggagtcagaaaaaatacaaataaaaatacaattaaatttgatgttttttagcaaaatatagtgttttttttaaattaataaatatatttatttttaggtaagataaacataataatacaatgtatctctagtctggatgatttagttcttgtcaccctgttgtcctcccgtcgtgaaaaaaggctgtcctcactcaggtccgcatggagctggagggggcgtggcctccagctccggctgaaaatcgggagatttttgggagaatatttgtcccgggaggttttcgggagaagcgctgaatttcgggagtctcccggaaaattcgggagggttggcaagtatgacttgacCACtctttttgacaaaattggtgcagttcagctccatttttgtttcattggacaacagaactttcctccagaatgtcttatctttgtccatgtgatgtcagatgaaacaaaaatttagctgtttggtcacaatacccagcaatatgtttggaggagaagaggtgaggcctttaatcccatgaaacaccatgcctaccgtcaagcatggtggtggtagtattatgctctgggccactaacatttgttgtcaacaaaacaaatggaAAGTGAGAAGAAGAACTCACCCAGGAAAGTCTCTAAAGCATGAAGGGCCTGGCGGTCAGTCACCACTTCAGAAATGACGGTCACCTCCTTGCTTTGACTGTATTCAAATGCTTGCTTACAAACGGTCTTGGCCCCCAGACATTTGGCCTCGCTACGGAGCGTTAAAGGAGGAGAAACATGCCATCTCAGAGTCTTGCCAAACGACACGTGTTTTGATATTCAGGCGATGTCACCTGGTGATGTCATCCAGGGTGACTCTCCTCCCCGCCTTAACGGACGCATTCAGACAGTCGGCCCCCGCTGTCTCCATGGCGATGATGGGAACGTCCGCCCAGCCGACATCCTTCAGGCCCTGGACCACGCCACAGAGGAGCCCACCTCCGCCCACAGAGAGCAGCACCGCTACAGGCTTGACACCAGGACCCAGACTGGCTGCAGCCTCTGTGATCACACTGGAGTGGCCCTGCCTTGTCGTCACATGTTTATGGGAGGAAGAACGTAGATCAGGATACTTCATTGTGGGAAAGTACTTTGGAACATCAGCCACGGTTACACGGtgcaggaaccacatgggttagtctactctaaacagtatttttaaccttactagtgttcacttcacatccacagatggtccatccagttattgacattatttacacattactatgtctgtttcagtcactatgttatttagtcactacataaattacatccacaggaaccacatgggttagcctactctatacagtatttacaacctgactagtgttcacttcacagccacagatggtccatccagttattgacattatttacacaatactatgtgtctgtttcagtcactatgttatttagtcacaacAGTAgatatgttcacatccacaggaaccacatgggttagtctactctatacagtatttacaaccttactcgtgttcacttcacagccacagatggtccatccagttattgacattatttacacattactatgtgtctgtttcagtcactatgttatttagtcactacagtaattatgttcacatccacaggaaccacatgggttagcctactctattcagtatttacaaccttactagtgttcacttcacagccacagatggtccatccagttattgacattatttacacattactatgtctgtttcagtcactatgttatttagtcactacagtaattatgttcacatccacaggaaccacatgggttagcctactctatgcaGCATTTACAAACTTACTAgtattcacttcacagccacagatggttcatctatttattgacattatttacacattactttgtctgtttcagtcactacagtaattacaacttgtgttcacaaccacaggaaccacatgggttagcctactctgtacaaaaatgaagaaaaaaaaacggaaaatatttttttatatttttacagagataaaaaaagacggatttccgactatagacggaaaaatcccATGCCTGCATTTTGTGCGATCCAGAATAATAATAAACGTTACATGGATGTTTTGGGGATATGGAACAAAGCCAGAATACCCCGAGAATGAATGCACCTACCATATCAAGGGATGGTCAAATGGAGAAACGTAGGTAAGTCCCTCTGTTTCAGCAAGTCGAAGTGCCTCGGCGTTAGCATCGTCCCAGATCTGCGCACAGGGAAGTTCTTATGCCTTACTCCCAACAAcatgttctacaaaccccgtttccatatgagttgggaaattgtgttagatgtaaatataaacggaatacaatgatttgcaaatccttttcaacccatattcagttgaatatgctacaaagacaacatatttgatgttcaaactcataaactttattttttttttgcaaatattaattgacttagaatttcatggctgcaacacgtgacaaagtagttgggaaagggcatgttcaccactgtgttacatggcctttccttttaacaacactcaataaacgattaggaactgaggaaactaattgttgaagctttgaaagtggaattctttcccattcttgttttatgtagagcttcagtcgttcaacagtccggggtctccgctgtcgtattttaggcttcataaatgcggcacacattttcgatgggagacaggtctggactgcaggcgggccaggaaagtacccgcactctttttttacgaagccacgctgttgtaacacgtgttgaatgtggcttggcattgtcttgctgaaataagcaagaaaaagacggcgcttagatgacaacatatgttgttccaaaacctgtatgtacctttcagcattaatggtgccttcacagatgtgtaagttacccatgtcttgggcactaatacacccccataccatcacacatgctggcttttgaactttgcgtcgataacagtctggatggttcgcttcccctttggtccggatgacacgaagtcgaatatttccaaaaacaatttgaaatgtggactcgtcagaccacagaacattttcccactttgcatgagtccatcttaagatgatctcgggcccagagaagccggcggcgtttctgggtgttgttgataaatggcttttgctttgcatagtagagctttaacttgcacttacagatgtagcgaccaactgtatttagtgacagtggttttcggtagtgttcctaagcccatgtggtgatatcctttagagattgatgtcggtttttgatacagtgccgtctgagggatggaaggtcacggtcattcaatgttggtttccggccatgccgcttacgtggagtgatttctccagattctctgaaccttttgatgatattatggaccgtccatccatccatccatccatcttcttccgcttatccgaggtcgggtcgcgggggcagcagcttaagcagggaagcccagacttccctctccccagccacttcgtccagctcctcccgggggatcccgaggcgttcccaggccagccgggagagatagtcttcccagcgtgtcctgggtcttccccgtggcctcctaccggtcgcacgtgcccgaaacaccttcctagggaggcgttcgggtggcatcctgaccagatgcccgaaccacctcatctggctcctctcgatgtggaggagcagcggctttactttgagctccccccgaatgacagagcttctcaccctatctctaagggagagccccgccactcggcggaggaaactcatttcggccgcttgtacccgtgatcttgtcctttcggtcatgacccaaagctcatgaccataggtgaggatgggaacgtagatcgaccggtaaatcgagagctttgccttccggctcagctccttcttcaccacaacggatcgatacagcgtccgcattactgaagacgccgcaccgatccgcctgtcgatctcacgatccactcttcccccactcgtgaacaagactccgaggtacttgaactcctccacttggggcaagatctcctccccaacccggagatggcactccacccttttccgggagagaaccatggactcggacttggaggtgctgattcccatcccagtcgcttcacactcggctgcgaaccgatccagcgagagctgaagatcttggccggaggaagccatcaggaccacatcatctgcaaatagcagtgacctaatcctgcagccaccaaaccagatcccctcaacgccctgactgcgcctagaaatt from Nerophis lumbriciformis linkage group LG26, RoL_Nlum_v2.1, whole genome shotgun sequence encodes the following:
- the sdsl gene encoding serine dehydratase-like, whose product is MDEHLHVNTPLLESVAMSKRVGTAVYLKMENSQPSGSFKIRGIGHLCQQLASTSKGIVCSSGGNAGMAAAYAARKMGVPATIVIPSSTPHLVVQRLRDQGATVKIVGKIWDDANAEALRLAETEGLTYVSPFDHPLIWQGHSSVITEAAASLGPGVKPVAVLLSVGGGGLLCGVVQGLKDVGWADVPIIAMETAGADCLNASVKAGRRVTLDDITSEAKCLGAKTVCKQAFEYSQSKEVTVISEVVTDRQALHALETFLDEERVLVEMACGAALAAVYSGLVHRLQEEGRVAAHPGPLLVIVCGGSSIDMEQLFLLKRKLEKV